Below is a window of Leisingera sp. S132 DNA.
GGCTCAGCGCATAGCGCTGAGCCTCCTTCTTTTGTTGCTCATCTCAATCGTGATCTTCGCCGGCACCATCGTTCTGCCGGGCGACGTTGCGCAATCGATCCTGGGTCAGTCGGCAACACCGGAGGCACTGGCCAACCTGCGGGCTGAGCTGGGTGTGAACGATCCTCCCGTACAACGCTATTTTGCCTGGCTCTTCGGCGCCATGCAGGGCGATCTTGGCACCGCACTGACCAGCGGCCAGGACATCGCCCAGGCTCTCAGCAGCCGTTTCTGGAACACCCTGTTCCTCGCCTTCTGGGCTGCCGTGGTTGCGGTTCCGCTGGCGATCTTCCTGGGCTTGCTTGCCGTCCGCTTCAAGGACCGCTGGCCCGACAAGATGATCTCCGCCGTCACCCTGGCTTCGATCTCGATCCCAGAGTTCCTGATCGGCTACGTGCTGATGTACTTCATCGCAGTGCAGCTGCGCTGGTTCCCCTCGGTGGCCATGGTCAACGACAGCATGAGCCTGTTCGAGAAGCTGAACGCCATCGCGCTGCCGATTGCCGTGCTGACGCTGGTTGTTCTGGCGCATATGATGCGGATGACCCGCGCCGCGATCCTCAACGTGATGCAGTCGGCCTATATCGAAACCGCTGAACTCAAGGGCCTCAACGCCTTTCAGGTGATCTACCGCCACGCATTCCCCAACGCGATTGCACCGATCGTCAACGTGGTGATGCTGAACCTCGCCTATCTGGTGGTCGGCGTCGTGGTGATCGAAGTGGTCTTTGTCTACCCCGGCATGGGCCAGTATCTGGTGGACCACG
It encodes the following:
- a CDS encoding ABC transporter permease, yielding MSPIVKLLAQRIALSLLLLLLISIVIFAGTIVLPGDVAQSILGQSATPEALANLRAELGVNDPPVQRYFAWLFGAMQGDLGTALTSGQDIAQALSSRFWNTLFLAFWAAVVAVPLAIFLGLLAVRFKDRWPDKMISAVTLASISIPEFLIGYVLMYFIAVQLRWFPSVAMVNDSMSLFEKLNAIALPIAVLTLVVLAHMMRMTRAAILNVMQSAYIETAELKGLNAFQVIYRHAFPNAIAPIVNVVMLNLAYLVVGVVVIEVVFVYPGMGQYLVDHVSKRDVPVVQACGLIFAAVYIGLNMIADIVAILSNPRLRHPK